One Nocardioidaceae bacterium SCSIO 66511 genomic window carries:
- a CDS encoding beta-lactamase family protein: MRLRRSITCLASAVAVAGVLGSAPTATHAAEPTPPLSRSELREHAREIVANGAPGVQVTTRDEYGVRNVVEGVGNLRRQEPPRVGRQFRLGSVTKSFTATVVLSLVDDRRIRLDAPIARYLPNLLPYRRSITVRQLLEHRSGLFDYKSAVWPNVKATAASRFRDYTPADLVRIAAREPLQFAPGERFEYSNTDYVVLGMLVEKVTGNAYEHELWQRVLRPTHLRDTYVPGHDPRLRRPAARGYEDVRSQGGLTDLTRFNMSAAWASGDLVSTTADVNRFYDALLDGRLLSRKMLHAMKQSGPAFPGFGYGLGLGHLQKCGQQIWGHVGGVPGYNTFAFTNDSTKRQITIMVNRSFTLDDEASDAALALVAAEFCGSSTR; this comes from the coding sequence ATGAGACTACGTAGATCGATCACCTGCCTGGCGTCGGCCGTCGCGGTTGCCGGCGTCCTCGGATCCGCACCCACGGCGACGCACGCTGCAGAGCCGACACCACCACTGTCTCGATCCGAGCTCCGGGAACACGCGCGGGAGATCGTCGCGAACGGCGCGCCGGGCGTGCAGGTCACGACGCGTGACGAGTACGGGGTCCGCAATGTCGTCGAGGGCGTCGGCAACCTTCGCAGACAGGAACCACCGCGAGTCGGCCGGCAGTTCCGGCTCGGGAGCGTCACGAAGTCGTTCACCGCCACGGTTGTGCTCAGCCTCGTCGACGACCGGCGGATCCGGCTCGACGCCCCGATCGCACGATACCTGCCGAACCTGCTGCCGTACCGCAGATCGATCACGGTACGGCAGCTGCTGGAGCACCGCAGCGGGTTGTTCGACTACAAGTCCGCCGTCTGGCCCAACGTGAAGGCCACCGCCGCATCGCGATTCCGGGACTACACACCGGCGGATCTCGTACGCATCGCGGCGCGGGAGCCCTTACAGTTCGCGCCCGGCGAGAGGTTCGAGTACTCCAACACGGACTACGTCGTACTCGGCATGCTCGTCGAGAAGGTCACCGGCAACGCGTATGAGCACGAACTGTGGCAACGCGTGCTGCGCCCAACGCACCTGCGAGACACGTACGTCCCGGGACACGACCCGCGGTTGCGTCGGCCGGCGGCTCGTGGCTATGAGGACGTCCGTTCGCAGGGCGGACTCACCGACCTCACCCGCTTCAACATGTCCGCTGCCTGGGCCAGCGGCGACCTCGTCTCGACAACCGCGGACGTCAACCGGTTCTACGACGCGCTACTCGACGGCCGCCTGCTGTCGCGGAAGATGCTCCATGCGATGAAGCAGTCCGGCCCCGCGTTCCCCGGCTTCGGGTACGGCCTCGGACTCGGGCACCTACAGAAGTGCGGCCAGCAGATCTGGGGACACGTCGGCGGAGTACCGGGTTACAACACCTTCGCATTCACCAACGACAGCACGAAACGCCAGATCACGATCATGGTCAATCGCAGCTTCACCCTCGACGACGAAGCCTCGGATGCGGCTCTAGCACTCGTCGCGGCCGAGTTCTGCGGCTCGTCGACGCGGTAG